CCAGATTATAGACATTGTCGAAAATTTCACCGATGACGTGGAAGCTGGACGTGGCGTTGGGTCCGCCCACACCGAAGAAAATCCGCACGTCGTCGCCCACAGCCGACTCCATCCGGTGGGTTTTAGTCAGTGCATTCATGGTGCCGTTGAAAGTCAGATGCTCGGGTTTCTCGTCCAGTAGTTTTTCCAGCGAGAACTCGTGTTGGCCCTGAGTGCCGTGGCGCTGGGTGGTGTAGAGCTCGCCCTGCATCACGTAGAACTCGTGGTCCACTTCCGAAAGTCCGCCTTCAGGCTCCACCAGTATCATCCCATACATGCCATTGGAAATGTGCTGGGCGACCATCGGTGTTGCACAGTGATAGACGTAGAGCCCCGGGTTAAGCGCCTTGAAGGTGAAACTCTTGCTCTGTCCAGGCGCCGCCTGGGTTACCGCCGCGCCACCACCGGGTCCGGTCACCGCATGGAAATCGACCGAGTGGATCATGTGGCTGTCTTTGGCGTTGGCCAGGTTGACCGTAATGGTGTCGCCGACCCGTGCGCGGATAAACGGTCCCGGTACCTTGTCATTGAAGGTCCAGTAGTTGTAGGTGGTGCCATCGGCCAACTGGCCGACCACCTCTGTGGTTTCGAGATTCACGGTCATTTCCCGTGGCCCACGGTCACCCACGGGCTCGCCGACCTCCATGGGACTGCGGGAAACCTCCGAGCCCTGAAATGTGTTGGCCACATTCTGCCCGGTATCGCCGACCACGAGTTTGCCCAGCATGCCGGCCAGTTTGTGGCCGGGTAGAGTGCATAGGTATTCGAATTCACCCTTCTTGTTGGCACGGAAGACAATGGCCGTACTCGCCCCCTGTCCGGAAATATTGTCAGAATCGGCGCCAAACTGGGGTACCGCGATGTCGTGCACGGCCCCGTCGCCATTGACCAGATTGATCTGTACGACCGCGCCTTCAGGCACGTTGAGTTGAGGGTTCAGTTTTCCCTTGATGTCACCACTATCGCCGACAAAGACCAGCTTACCCTCGGCGATGTTCGTGCGCAGGGTGAAGGTGATGTCGGGGCGGTAGGTTGCTGCACCGGTATCCGCAATAGTGTCCGTGGCATAAACGGGGGTTAGCGCAGAAGTGCCCAGGATCAGAGTGGCTATGGCGTTGCGTAGTTTGCTGGTTCTCATCGTTACAACCTCGAAGAGAGATGCGTCCGCTCGCCTGAACCATTCCTTGGGCCGGCGTTGGCGGTTCGACTGCCAAGTCATTTGGCAGTGGCTGGTCATGATTGCTGTCGGTACCGTTTTCGAACCATGTTGGGGAAAATCATAGATACTGGATGCATCTTTATATTTGACAGATATCAACGAAGTGCATGCCGGAAAACAGGCACCTATACGTACTTGCCGAAGGGAGGGGCGATCAGTGGGAAAGGGGGGGCGCGTCTAGCCCCAGCAGTCGTCGACCTGGCTGGGGTTTGGCAAAGAAATAGCCCTGCCCCAGATCGCAATTCATGGAGCGAAGTACGTTGACCTGTTCTTCGGTCTCGATTCCCTCGGCGACGATACGCAGGCCGCTGACCTTTCCGATCGCGATGATCGATCGCACCAATGTGGCGCCGCGAACGCTCTCCAGGTCGTCGATAAAGACCTTGTCGATCTTGAGTTCGTGGACATACAACTGCTGCAGGTAACTCAGCGAGGAATAGCCGGTACCGAAGTCGTCCAGGCTGATCTCGATACCCAGGCTGCGCAGCTCGTCCAGGACCCGGGTGGTGGTCCGGCGCAGCTTCATCACGATGCCTTCGGTGATCTCTAACTGCAGCTTGTTGGCGGATACCCCATGGGTATCGAGCAGCTCCTGGATGAAGACCGGCAGGCTGGTGTCGGAAAAATGCTTGGCGGTCATGTTGACGGCGATGACCGGTTCCTCAAGACCCTGCTCCCGGCAGTTGGCGATCAACCGGATGACCGCCGAGAGTACATAGCGGTCCAGTGTCTGGCCGAGCATGGTGCGCTCGGCCACGGGAATGAAAGCCGCCGGTGAGATGAATCCATGTTCGGCGTGGTTCCAGCGCACCAGCGCCTCATAGCTAAGGATCCGGTGGCTGGTCAGGTCCAGCTTGGGCTGGAGGTAGATCTCAAGCGCCTCGGTTTCGATGGCGTGCTTCAGGCCCTGCTCGATGTCCAGTTGCCAAGTGATGCCGGCATGAAACTGCGGACTGAAGAAAGCCACGGGCTGGTCATGGGTCTTCGCATATTGCAGTGCCGAACCGGCGATCTGGATCAGTGTGTCGGGTTGGTCGCTGTTGGTGGGGTAGAGCGCAATGCCGCAGGCGGTTTCGAGTCGAAGACTTTCTCCATCGATAGGGGTGGGGCGTTCGAGGGATTCGATCAGTCGTCGTGCCAGCGCATTGGCATCGGCGTGGTCCCGTACTGGCACCGCCAGTAGCATGCCGCTCCCGCCCTCGCGAGCACAGAGGCAGGGACGATCTAGCGTTTGGTTCACCCGTGCCGCCGCTTCGGCAATCACCTGGTCCCCCACATCGTAGCCATACTTCTGGTTGATCATGGTGAAACGTTTGCAGTCCAGGTGCATCAGGGCATAGGTGCGGCGCGGATTGATCCAGGGTTCCAGGGCGCTGGTAAAGGCGCGTTTGTTGAGGAAACCGGTTAACTGGTCGTGGTTTTCCAGGTACAGCGCATGCTTGAGGGCTTCTTCCTTTTCGGAAATGTCGATGCCGAATCCCTGCAGCTCAAGCTTTTCACCTGGTTCCTGGACGTCTACGCGCTTGAAAGACCAATCCACGAGGGCGCCACTATCACGGGATTTCATGGTAACGGTGATATTGACCTCGTCCAGATCGCTGTTGTTCTGGAACATCTTGCACAGTCTGGGGCCAAGCTGCTGGTCATCGTCCAGGGCAATCTCGGTCAACGGTATACCGATCAGACTGTCCTGCTGGACACCGATGATCTGTGAAAAGGAGGCATTAGCGAAGGTGATCCGCAGCTTGCTGTCGACGCGACAGATCAATTGCTTCTGGCTTTCCACAATATCGCGGTAACGCTCCTCGGCTTCGGCGAGCTGGCGCAGCACCCGATGATAGCTGGTCAGGTCGTGACAGATACCAATGAATTTGCGTCGACCATCTTTTACGGCTTCACCTACCGAAAGGTGGAGGGGGAACGTGTGGCCCTCCTTATGAAGACCTTCCACCTCGCGTCCGATACCGATAATCCGGGCTTCCTCGCCCTTGAGATAATTGCGGATAAACTTGTCGTGTTCCCGGCTGACGGGACGCGGCATGAGCATATTGATCTTTCGGCCGATCACCTCGTCCCGCGTATAGCCGAATAGCCGCTCGGCGCTGCTATTGAAGCTCTTGATAATACCCCTCTCATCGATGGTGATAATGCCATCGACGGCAGATTCGAGGAGTGTTGAGTACAGATCGTCAAGCTTGGACAATTCCATGTCGAGGCCTGCCTGCTACTGAATGCTTACTGAAAACGGACTACCAGTTCGTGTAGCTCGCTAGGTAGCGCGCGTACGGATCCTTGCGTTGTACGATTACCATGCTCCGGTGAAGCGTCGTCGTTCCCCTCAGGAAAATAATAGTCGTTTGTGCGCTGATTTACCCGAACAGCCGGGTGGCCTGCTGACCGAGGCTGACATCTAAGTCATTCGGCGGCAACATCATTTGACGTTTTGCCCGCTCTGACGCCGGGCGCGATTGGCCTTATCCGACAAGGTGATCCCCTCGAAGGGCTCATTCAGCTGCAGCCATTTCCTCGTTCATGGAAGCTGTTTCAGGCTGCCAGGGATCGAGCAGGCCCAACTGGCCCACACCCGGTACCTTGATCCCCAAGGATAGAGGGTCAATCCCGAACGACAAGCCCAGTACGTTGATTTCCAGACCTTCACGGACGCTGGCCAGCACCCCGGCGTAGCCCAGCAGCGAGAGCTGGTATCCGGAATCACTGGGTGCGGCCGCTAGGTAGGGTGCTTCCAGGTAGTCTTTGCCGATTGCTGTATTGGGCAGGGCGACATCCAGTCCCGGTACCTGACGGACGATCCAGGCTGTGAAAGTGTTGCTGTTGGGGCCGGGCCAGGCTTCGTAAACGCGCTGGAACGGATAGTCCGCAATCGCCTGTTGGATCTGCGGGATCAAACTCGCCGCCTGCGCGCCTCGGATATCGGCAATCTGTATCGGCTCACTCCCATACCAGGCCGTGTCCGGTTCTGCAGGTCGTGAGCGTACTTTCTGGCTTCCCCAGCCGGTGACCTCATGCACCCAGTACGTGGAGGCCCCTTCTTCCTTGGTGGCGATCCAGGTATGCACCGCAAAGTAGCCGCGCCAACCAAAAGCGCGCGCATGGTAGACCTGCACGATGGCCTCCGGCGCATCCTCCGGCAGGGGCGCGATACCGGCACTGGAGCGGTCGGCGTTGTACCAGGTGTCCTGAGTGTCGAAACCGCTACAGGCGGCGACCAGCAGCGGCCCCGCAAGCAGGACCACCAGCAGTAGGACGAAGCGGACGAACCAGCGCAATGTAAACAGGGCGTGTTTCTTCATCGGATTACTATGAGTCTGGGAGGCTGGAGTTTTCAAGCGAGAATCGTTCCAGGTTCAAAGGCACGTAGGACGCCATGAGTTAAGGTTGGTTCCCTTTTCGCGGTGAATGTCGAATCCTGTCCCGCCGGTTCGATTATCCATGCAAACCCAATGACACACTCTGTGTGAGGAGGACGCATGGCCAAGATTACTGTCAGTGCATTTCGTTCGGTACCGCCGTTTGCCTACGGGCTGGTGCGGGATATCAGGGTACGCTGGGCCCTGGAGGAGGCGGGCTTGCCGTATGAGGAACTGTTGTTGGATCACGACGATCAGTCCACGGCAGCCTACCGCCAACTACAGCCTTTCGGCCAGGTGCCCGCCTACAAGGAAGATGACTTCACGCTCTTCGAATCGGGCGCCATCGTGCATCACATCGCCCAGAAATCAGAAGTGTTGATGCCAAAGGGCTCGGCAGCGCAGGCGCGGGTATTGACCTGGATGTTCGCGGCCTTGAACACCATCGAGCCCTATGTCCAGCAACTTGCGATACTCGACTTCTTCCATGATGGCGAGGCCTGGACCGAGCACGCGCGGCCCCCCGCTGTGGAAGCGCTGAACGTCAAACTTGCCGACCTGTCGACGCATCTGGAAGGTCGGGATTATCTGGATGAGCGCTTTAGCGCTGCCGATATCCTGATGACGACTGTCCTGCAGATACTGCGGCATACCGATATCGTAAGCCGCCTGCCGGTACTCGATGCCTACTGCCAGCGCTGCCTGGCCCGCCCGGCATACCAGCGGGCCCTGGACAGGCAGATCGGGAACTTTCGGGAGGCATCGGCGCCCGCGGGCTTTTAACTGAAGAGTGGTCAGGGAGACACAATACCGCCTGTCTTCCTGGCCCACTCGCCCGACTGATTCGGATAAGATAAGCGGCGTTCAACGTGACTTACGAGGAAGAACGATGCACAACGCTCTGGATCAGCTCAAGCAGGAACTGGAAGCCTTCGGTCACAGCAATGACCGTGCCGTGACCGAACGGGAAGGACGAATGCTCAATATCACCCGCGATACGGGCGAGTTCCTGTCTGTGCTGGTGCGAGCGACTGGAGCGCGCTCCATTCTCGAGATCGGCACGTCCAATGGGTATTCCACCCTCTGGCTGGCGGAAGCGGCAGTGGCTACGGG
The window above is part of the Marinobacter nanhaiticus D15-8W genome. Proteins encoded here:
- the nirK gene encoding copper-containing nitrite reductase, whose amino-acid sequence is MRTSKLRNAIATLILGTSALTPVYATDTIADTGAATYRPDITFTLRTNIAEGKLVFVGDSGDIKGKLNPQLNVPEGAVVQINLVNGDGAVHDIAVPQFGADSDNISGQGASTAIVFRANKKGEFEYLCTLPGHKLAGMLGKLVVGDTGQNVANTFQGSEVSRSPMEVGEPVGDRGPREMTVNLETTEVVGQLADGTTYNYWTFNDKVPGPFIRARVGDTITVNLANAKDSHMIHSVDFHAVTGPGGGAAVTQAAPGQSKSFTFKALNPGLYVYHCATPMVAQHISNGMYGMILVEPEGGLSEVDHEFYVMQGELYTTQRHGTQGQHEFSLEKLLDEKPEHLTFNGTMNALTKTHRMESAVGDDVRIFFGVGGPNATSSFHVIGEIFDNVYNLADLTSPPQHNVQTVSVPPGGATMVEFRTEVPGKYILVDHALSRLEKGLAGFLHVSGDHQPAIFHSSEAADPASGH
- a CDS encoding putative bifunctional diguanylate cyclase/phosphodiesterase, with translation MELSKLDDLYSTLLESAVDGIITIDERGIIKSFNSSAERLFGYTRDEVIGRKINMLMPRPVSREHDKFIRNYLKGEEARIIGIGREVEGLHKEGHTFPLHLSVGEAVKDGRRKFIGICHDLTSYHRVLRQLAEAEERYRDIVESQKQLICRVDSKLRITFANASFSQIIGVQQDSLIGIPLTEIALDDDQQLGPRLCKMFQNNSDLDEVNITVTMKSRDSGALVDWSFKRVDVQEPGEKLELQGFGIDISEKEEALKHALYLENHDQLTGFLNKRAFTSALEPWINPRRTYALMHLDCKRFTMINQKYGYDVGDQVIAEAAARVNQTLDRPCLCAREGGSGMLLAVPVRDHADANALARRLIESLERPTPIDGESLRLETACGIALYPTNSDQPDTLIQIAGSALQYAKTHDQPVAFFSPQFHAGITWQLDIEQGLKHAIETEALEIYLQPKLDLTSHRILSYEALVRWNHAEHGFISPAAFIPVAERTMLGQTLDRYVLSAVIRLIANCREQGLEEPVIAVNMTAKHFSDTSLPVFIQELLDTHGVSANKLQLEITEGIVMKLRRTTTRVLDELRSLGIEISLDDFGTGYSSLSYLQQLYVHELKIDKVFIDDLESVRGATLVRSIIAIGKVSGLRIVAEGIETEEQVNVLRSMNCDLGQGYFFAKPQPGRRLLGLDAPPLSH
- a CDS encoding DUF3750 domain-containing protein — encoded protein: MKKHALFTLRWFVRFVLLLVVLLAGPLLVAACSGFDTQDTWYNADRSSAGIAPLPEDAPEAIVQVYHARAFGWRGYFAVHTWIATKEEGASTYWVHEVTGWGSQKVRSRPAEPDTAWYGSEPIQIADIRGAQAASLIPQIQQAIADYPFQRVYEAWPGPNSNTFTAWIVRQVPGLDVALPNTAIGKDYLEAPYLAAAPSDSGYQLSLLGYAGVLASVREGLEINVLGLSFGIDPLSLGIKVPGVGQLGLLDPWQPETASMNEEMAAAE
- a CDS encoding glutathione S-transferase family protein translates to MAKITVSAFRSVPPFAYGLVRDIRVRWALEEAGLPYEELLLDHDDQSTAAYRQLQPFGQVPAYKEDDFTLFESGAIVHHIAQKSEVLMPKGSAAQARVLTWMFAALNTIEPYVQQLAILDFFHDGEAWTEHARPPAVEALNVKLADLSTHLEGRDYLDERFSAADILMTTVLQILRHTDIVSRLPVLDAYCQRCLARPAYQRALDRQIGNFREASAPAGF